The genomic window GGCGACGAGGGGGGACCCGGCGTGGTGGTCTTGGTGATCGTCTTGGGGGCGCTGGCCGCAGGGGTGCTGCTGACCGGTCTGGTGCGGGCCGGGCGGCGGGAGTCCGCAGCCGAGCGGGCCCGCCTCGCCGGCGAGGCCGCCCTGGCGGCGCGCCGGTCCATGGACACCGTCTGGGCCATGGACGACCGCCAGTTCGAGGACCACGTCGCCGCGCTGTGCCGCCGCGACGGCTGCAGCTCCGTCCAGCGCGTCGGCGGCGCCGGCGACCTGGGCGCGGACGTGACCGCCACGCTGCCCGACGGTCGCCGCCTCGTCATCCAGTGCAAGCGCTACGCCCCGCACCGCTCGGTCGGTAGCCGCGACATCCAGCTCTTCAACGGCACCGCCCGGCTGGAACACCACGCCGACGTCCCGTTGTTCGTCGCCTCCTGCGTGTTCACCAAGCCGGCCCGGACGTTCGCCGCCAAACACCGGCTCACCCTCATCGACGTCGACCTGCTCGGCTTCTGGAACAACGGCACCCCGCTGACCTCGTTCCTCGACCTCGACATCGCCCGCTCCGGCACCAACCGCAGACTCGGACCGGCCGGTTGATCCCCGACCGGCGTCCTCCGCCGTGAAGTCCGGTGCGCCACAGCGTCGTTGACCGCGCACATCGAAGGATGTGGAGCGGATCAACTCCTGCACCAGACGGCCCGATGAACCGACGAACCGACGAACCGCGTGCGCTGGGGCGGGTGGCCGCCCCAGCGCCGGTGCGACTACTCCTGCAGGTAGGTCTCGCTGAAGCTGGTGCCGCCGGAGCCGAGCGCGCTGGTGCGGGCCTCGTAGGCGCCGTTCGAGGGGTCCATCGCGACCGGGTTCGACGAACCGAGGGACTTGCCGTTGACGGTGGCGGAACTGAAGTTCAGCGTACCGAAGTTGGGGTAGGCCCCGCTCGGCGACTCGATGATCACCTCGGCGCTGGCCCGCTGCGCGGAGAGGGTCTTGCTGGTGCTGTAGGTCCAACCCCGCGAGGAGTCGGTCAGCTTCAGGTTGTACTTGTTGCTCCCGGCGTAGGTCACCGAGGCGTTGATGACGTCCCCGGCCGACACCGGGTACGAACTGGTGCTCAGGTAGACCGGGTTCGCCGGGTACATCTCGTACCAGGCCTGGTCGACGGGGCTGCCGCTGGAGCAGTCGGTCGCCACGCCGGTCTGCTCGACACTGGACGATCCGTACCCGTCGATGCCGACCCAGGGGGCGTAGAGGTCGTTGGTCGAGTTGCAGGTCGCGCGCGCCTCGGTCCAGGTGGCCGAGACCGAGGTGAAGCCGCTGCCGGTAGCGGCGTAGCCGCCCCAGTTGTAGCCGTTGATGTTGTAGCTCAGGGGGCGGAACGCCAGGTGCTGGGCTGCCGCCGCAGTGGTCGGCGCGACGGGGGCGAGAGCGGTGGCCGCTGCCGCGAGGGTGGCGACGCGTATCAGGAACTTGCGCATGCTGGCTCCTCCGTGGGGGGACGAACAGGATGCTCGCGAGCCCGCCCGAGCCGTGTGGGGGGCTTGGGGGGCAGTACAGAGTGACCTATTGTCATGCGCTGGGCAAGAGCCTGGAAGCTTCGAGTTTCCCGTGAATTCGGCGGCCGGGCAGCACGCCTGACGGCTGCTCCGCGCCTGAACGCCTGCGCCGAATCAGCGACGACGGAGCGTCAGGCTCGCGTCAGCAGGCCGTCAGCCCGGTGCCGCACCATGGTCATGTGCCCAGCGGACCCGCCCGACCAAGGGAGACGAACACCCGACCGGCTACGCGCTGTGGCCGTTCGGGTGGTCCCTGCCCGACGCGGCGCCGGTGTGACCACCGTCGGCCCGCCGGCGAGGTCGAGGGCCGTCTACCGATCGACCGCCGCTCGGACGACGAGCTCCTCTGCTGCCCCCGGACCGCCTACGGCTCGGCGGGGGCGCTGCTGTCCTCGGCCGGGATCGCGTCGCCGAATCGCCACGCCTCGATGTCGCGGTACCGGATCGGCCCAGGCCCACGGCCGATGTTGCTGCCGACCAGGTGGAGGCGCTCGGCCTGCCACGGTCGGCCCACGAACCCGCTGAGCTCGGCCGCAGCCTGCGGCACGCTGGTGGGATCGTCGCGGCGCGACCGTGCCAGCGTCAGATGGGGGCGCAGCGCGCGGTCCCTGAACTCGATCCCGCAGGATCTGACCAGCTCCCGGACATCGGCGGCGAGCAGCTGCAGTCCCTCCAGGTCCCCGTCGATCCCGCTCCACAGCAGTCGCTCGTCGAAGTGGCCGCCACCGCGCAGGCCCAGCTGCAGGGCGGGGTGCGACGCCGCCCGGCCGGCCAGCACCGACCGCAGCAACGGTACGGTCGTGGAGGGGAGTTCGCCGAGGAAGGCCAGCGTGATGTGCCAGTCCTCGATCCGGTTCCACCTCAGCCGCGGATACCTGGCGTAAGCGGGCCGCAGGACCTGGGCCAGCTCGTCCTTCGCGGCGTCCGGCGGAGCCAGTGCCACGAAGACACGCAGGGTCAGGGGCTCGGGGTGATCGTCCACCAGGGATTTCTAGCACCTCACCAACACCCCGGGCCACCGGCACCAGCACCGGCCACCGGCGCCCGGGGGCAGCGCGACAGCGGACAGCCGGGTGCGGGGCCCCGGCCGGGCCTTCGGCGCGAACAGCGCCGGGCACGGGAGTGGCACCGGAGTCGCACCGGCCCCGCTCCGGCTCGTTCCGCAGCGGAGCGGTCCCGCTGGCGGTCAGGGGCGTTCGGGCGCGAACCGCCGTGGTGGAGAATCGCTCCATGCGGATTGTGATCATCACGGCCGGCTCACGAGGGGACGTCGCGCCGTTCACGGGCTTGGGCCGGCGTCTGCTGGAGGCGGGGCACCACGTTGCCGTGGCCGCTCACCCGCCCTTCGCGACGCTGGTCGAGGCGTGCGATCTGGAGTACCGGCCGCTGCCGGGAGACCCGCGGGCACTCATCCGCTCCAGGGGCCAGGCGGCGTCCCCGCAGGAGGCCCGGGCAGTGATGGCGGCGTTTCTGGACGGACTCGCCGATGGGGTGGTGGAGGCTGTGGCGGGCGGTGCCGACCTGCTGCTCACCGCCTTCGGCCCGTCGGCGCTCAGCCGGGCGGCCAGGGAGGCGTTCGGCACGCCGGTCATCGGCACGTACCTCGCGCCCGCCTTCGCCACCAGGGAGTTCCCGCTGCCCGGCGCCCGGGGCGTCGACGACCTGGGGCCGGACGGCAATCTCGCGGCCGGCCAAGCGGTGCTCCGAGGCGGCGAGGCGCTCCTCACCGGCGTTGCGACCCGGCTGCGCCACCGCCTGGGACTGCCCGCCGCAACGCCCCCGGCACCGCCCGGGCGTACCGGTTCGGTCCTCCACGGCTTCAGTCCGCTGGTGGTGCCGCGTCCGGCCGACTGGCCGTCCGGGGCCGAGGTGACGGGCTACTGGTGGCCCGCTCGACCGCAGGGCTGGCAGCCCCCGGGCGAACTGGTCGACCTCCTCCAAGCCGGTCCGGCCCCGGTGTTCATCGGCTTCGGCAGCATGGCACCCGGAGAGGGCGAGCGGCTCAGCGAGCTGGTGGCCGCCGCGGTGAGGCGGGCGGGTGTGCGCGCGGTGGTGCAGGCAGGCTGGGCCGGACTGGGAGGGACGGGTGACGACCTCCTGGCCGTCGGCGACCTGCCCCACGACTGGCTGCTCCCCCGCACGGCCACCGTCGTCCACCATGCCGGAGCGGGCACCACCGGAGCCGGACTGCGCGCGGGGATCCCCGCCGTGCCGGTCCCCGTCATGGCCGACCAACCGTTCTGGGCGGCACGCCTGCACCGGCTGGGAGTCGCCCCTCAGCCGCTCCCGTTCCCGGACCTCACCGCCGAGCACCTCGCCGCCGCGATCACGGCCGCCAGTGCCGAGACCGTCCGACGCCGCGCGGCCGACATCGCCCGGCGCATAGCGGCAGAGGACGGCGCCGGTGCCGTCCTCTCCCGCATCGACGAACTCGGCCACTGACTCCCCGGGATCCCCCACCACCGCCCTACTGAAGCGAACCGGGCCCAGGCCGCACATGGCGCTGCCTCGACTCCTGGACACTTCGGACGCCGCCATGGGCCCTGATGCCGCCCGAAGCCGTGCACAAATCGGCCGTCGCAGCCGTCGCAGCCGTCGCAGCCATCGCGGCTATCTCGGCACGAACGGCGTGAACGGCGTGAACAGCACCCGGCGATGGCCTACTTCACCGAGTCGTAGGCGGCGGCGAAGGTGTCCGCGAACCAGGGGCTGTACTCCACACCAGATCCGCTCCGCACCACGCTGCCGCTGCAGTCGTGCTTGGTGCTGCCGGGGGTGTGCAGGGCGCCGGTCGGCGTGGCCCAGTCCTGGTGCGGCCGCGCGGCGGTGGCCGGCGCATCGGACGAGTCGGACGCACCGGATATGTCCGTCACGCTCGACGGGTCCGCGACCGGGTCCGTGGTCGAGTCCGCGCCGAACGCGACGGCCGACGGAACGAGCGCTGCGAACACCGTTGCTGCGACAACGGCGGTCCGAGCCAGCTTCATGATGTCCCCCATCCGACCCTTTGGCCAGGGGCGACAGCGAGAACTCTGCCGCCGCCGCAGCCCACCGCGCGTCGAGCCGTGGTTGGAGAATTCCAACGCCCGCGCCAACCCCAGGGGTTGAGCACGGCCGACGAGGTAGACCCACGCAACAGCAGTACCTGCGGGCGGGTAGGCGGAGAGCCCCATCGGGCCCTGCTCCCGACAGACGATCCGCTCCCCCGCCTCCGGCTGCGGACGGACACCGATCAGCCCGCCGCAGCACTCGCGATGACGCCGTATCACCTCCGCTGCTGCACACTTGAGCCCCGACATCGCCCCATCTGCAGGCAGGAACGCCGCCGTGAAACCGCACCGCCGCCTGATCTCCCCCCGCCGCTGGACCCCACCGCCGGCCGCCCCCGGGCACGGCGGCACGGACGGCACGAGCCGCTTCCGGATCGCCCGCCGCCTGGCGACCGGCGGGCACGGGCCCGAGGACGTGATCTTCGACCGGCAGGGTGGTCTGCTCACCGGGCTCGCCGACGGGAGCATCGTCCGCCTCGACCCCGCGACCGGGGCCCGCACCGTGCTGGGCACCACCGGAGGCCGCCCGCTGGGACTCGAGCCCTGCGCCGACGCAAGCGTGCTGGTCTGCGACCACGACCGCGGGTTGCTGCGCGTCGGCCCCGACGGGTCGGTCCAGGTCCTCGTCGACGAGGTCGACGGCAGCCCGCTCACCTTCACCAGCAATGTGGTCGAAGGTCCTGACGGAACGATCTGGTTCACCGTCTCCACGCGACGCTGGGACCTCGAGCACTACCTCGGCGACATCATCGAACACTCCTGCACCGGCATGCTGGTACGCCGCGACGTGGACGGCACCGTGACCGTGCTGCTCGACGACCTCAAGTTCGCCAACGGCCTCGTGCTCGCTCCCGACGCCTCGCACCTGCTGTTCGCCGAGACCGGCGGATACCGGGTGAGCCGCTACTGGCTCACCGGCGCCCGGGCCGCAACCGTGGAGCCGTTCGCCGACAACCTGCCCGGGCTCCCGGACAACATGAGTCTGGGCAGCGACGGCCTCCTGTGGGTCTCGATCGCCGCCCCGCGCAACGCCCTGCTCGACAAGCTGCTGCCGCTCGCAGGGCTCTGGCGGATCCTGGTGTGGAACCTCCCCGAGGCCGTCCGCCCCAAGCCGGCGCCGCTGGCCCAGGTGATGGCCTTCGACCTCGACGGCCGCCTCGTCCACGACCTGCGGGCGAGCGACGGATCCTACGGACTCGTGACCAGCGTCGCCGAGCACAACGGGACCGTCGTGGCGGGCAGTCTGCACGAGAGCGACATCGTCGTGCTGGACCTGGCCTCGCACGACCGCTGACCGGACAACCGCCACCCCGCCCCAACGCCCGACCCCGTGAGCGCCGGCACTCGACGCCGGGACCCACGAACGGGACACGCCAACGGGACACGCGGGAACGGCGGAGCCCGCGTCCGGTGCGGTGGCGCGCCCTATGATCATGACGGCTGTGCCGCCGTCATGATCACGAACCGGGGACGAACAGAACCGGGGACCACAGAACCAGGGAAGGCAGGTGCATCCGTGATCGCGCTGGTCGTCAGCATGGGCACGCTGTTCGCCTGGTCCCTGGTGGCCGGCCGGCTGACCCGGTGGAGCATCACGGCGCCGGTCGCGATGACGGCCGCGGGCGTGGCGCTGACCGTGGGACCACACCCGCTGGTCCGGATCACGCTGACCACCTCGGACGCCGAGCACGCGGTCGAGATCATCCTCGCCGTCCTCCTCTTCGTCGACGCCACCGCGGTGCCGAGCCAGGTGATGCACCGCCAACGGGGTCTGCTGGTAAGGCTGCTGGTCCTCGCCCTGCCCCTCACCTTCGGTGTCGCCGTACTGGCGGGCGTCCTGCTCTTCCCCGCCCACAACTGGTGGCTGGCCGCACTGTTCGCCGCGATCACCGTACCCGTCGACCTGGCCCCCGCGGTCGAGCTGATCCGCGACGTCCGGCTGCCCTCCTGGCTGCGCGGGGTGCTCACCGTCGAGAGCGGACTGAACGACGGGATCGTCGCCCCGCTCTTCCTGCTCTGCCTCGCCGGCTTCGAGGCCCACGGCGGCGTCGCACACGGTGCCGCGCACACCCCCTCGGACGACCTCGGCGACGCCCTCGACGCGCTGCTGTGGGCAGTGGTCGCGGGCGCCCTGGTCGGCAAGCCCGGCGGCTGGCTGCTGCGCCGCGCCTGGCTGGCCGAGTGGACCCGGCCGGCCGCACTGCGCCTGGGGATCGTCGCGCTCCCGCTGATGGCGTACGCACTGGCCACCGAGCTGCACGGCAACGGCTTCGTCGCCGCCTTCGTGGCCGGCCTGCTCTTCACCCCGGCCTCCCGCGCGCTGCCGCCCGAAGCACCGCACCTGCTGGAGGACATCGGGACGCTCCTCTCGCTCGCGCTCTGGTTCGTCTTCGGACAGTTGGTCACCCAGGCGTTCACCGGCGCCTTCGACGCCCGGGTGGTGGCCTACGCGTTCCTGACCCTGACGGTGGTGCGGATCGCGCCCGTGCTGCTCTGCCTGGTGGGCAGCGGCCTGAGCCGGGCCGACCGGCTGTTGCTCGCCTGGCTCGGACCGCGCGGCCTGGCCTCCATCGTCTTCGGCCTGCTCGCCTTCATCAGCCTGGCCCCCGCGGACCCGCACGCCGCGGACCTGGTGGGCCAGGTGATGGTGATGACCGTGCTGATGAGCCTGGTTCTGCACGGGCTGACCTACGGCCCGTTGGCGGGGCGCTACGACCGTGCGCAGCGGCGGGCCGAAGCCGTCTCCGGCGCCCAGCAGGACCCGGACCGCTGACGGACCCTCCATCCACGAGCAGGGCCCCGGCGCGCCCCCCGGAGAAGGTCCACGCCGCCGTCCATGTGTTCGACGGTATTTGACGTATCGCCATATGAACTCCACCGGCGCCCGCTAGCCTGACCGCGTACATGCCAGAAGGTCCGCCCCCACCCGCGGAGGTCCCATGTCCTTCCCAGCCGCCCTGGCTCGCCCGGTCCGCCGTGCGGCCGTCCTGCTCGCCGCCGTCGCCTGCGCGCTCCCACTCGCCACCGGGACGTCCACCGCCGCCGACACCGGCGGCCTCTCGCTCGCGGCCGCCACCTCGGTCGGCATCCACAACACCTACGACGACACCAGCCAGTTCCCCCACCTGGCCGACGCCCTGGACACCGGGACCTCGCTCATCGAGCTGGACACCTGGGTGGATCCGTTCACCCACGAGTGGAAGGTCAGCCACTCCAACCCGCTCGGCAACCAGAACAACTGCGTCGACGCCACCACCGCCGCCGACCTCTACCGCGGCGGCGCCAACAAGGACCTCGGCAGCTGCCTCGACGACCTGCGCATCTGGCTCGCGGCCCACCCCGGCCACTCACCGATCATGGTCAAACTGGAGATGAAGGCGGGATTCGACGCCACGGTCGGCCTCGGCCCGACCGAGCTCGACGCGCTCGTCCAGGCGCACCTGGGCGCCGACGTCTACCGCCCGGCGGACCTGCTGGGCAGCTACCCGACACTCGACGCGGCAGCGCGGGCCGGCAACTGGCCCACCCGCTCGGCACTGGCCGGCAAGGTGATCCTGGAGGCGATCCCGGGGACGTTCGAGCAGAGCAACCCCTTCGACCACCTGTGGACCGACACCGAGTACGCCCAGCACCTGGCCGCACTCCAGGCAGCCGGCACGCTCGGCCAGGCACAGGTCTTCCCCTCCGTGCTCAACGCCGCCCCCGGCGACCCGCGCACCCGCTACCCCGACGCCTCGCTGCGCCCGTGGTTCGTCGTCTTCGACGGCGACGCCCACGCCTACGTCGACGGTGGCATCGACACCTCCTGGTACGACACCAACCACTACCTGCTGGTCATGACCGACGCCCAGAACGTGACCCCCGCCCTGTCCGACACCGCCCCGACCGCAGCCGACGCAGCTGCCCGGGTGGCCCAACTCGCCGCCGCACACGCCTCGTTCGTCTCCTGCGACTGGACGGGCCTGCCGACGGTACTGGCCGAGCAGCTCCCGCGCGGCCGCTGACATCGGTGCGCGAGGCCGGCGAGAGCCACCGTGACGTCCGCCGGCCGGCTCTCCCATCAAGGATTATGGCACAGGTAAAGAATGGTCAAAGCCCTGTGATTATTGCCGATCCTGCCGAACGGCGGTTGTCGGCTTCGAGCGGGCGCCCCGCGGCAGCCTTGTCCGCGGGTGCGCAGCGGACGGGGAGGGCAGGGAGTCTGCGGCAGGCGATCGCCAACCTGCCCCAGGGTGTGGCGAGTTCCTGACGGGGATCCTGCCGCCGGGAGGCGGGAGCGAACTCCCCGGCCCCCTGAGGGGATGCGTGGCGGGTCGTGGGCCGATCGATCCATCATCACGCCCAATCCCAGCGGTTGCCCTGGGTACTGGAAGCCGACCGGGCGCGCGGAAGGCTGTACGTGATCGTTCGGGGGCGGGCGTGACGTGAGCGCGCCCAGCCAGTCCGGCGGGGGCTTCCAGGACATCCCTGCGAGGGGCCTGACGGGCCTGCGGCCTCATAGGACTGCCCCACACCGAGACCGGTGTGGGGCAGTCCTCGAGCGGGCCAGGTCGGGGGTGGGCTCAGTACGGGAGAGTGGTGTCGCGAACCCCCGGGCCCGGACTGCTGTCGGTGGTCAGCGGGTCTCGATGACGACCTTCTCGATGACCGCATCCTGCACCGGGCGGTCGTTGCGGGGGTTGGTCTCCGTCGTGCCGATGGCGTCGACGACCTTCTTGCTGGCCTCGTCGGCCACTTCACCGAAGATGGTGTGCTTGCCGGTGAGCCACGTGGTCGCCCCGAGCGTGATGAAGAACTGGGACCCGTTGGTCCCCGGCCCGGCGTTGGCCATCGCCAGCAGGTAGGGCTTGGTGAACGCCAGGTCCGGGTGGAACTCGTCGGCGAACTTGTACCCGGGGCCGCCCGTCCCGTTGCCCAGGGGGTCGCCGCCCTGGATCATGAAACCCTCGATGACCCGGTGGAACACCGTCCCGTCGTACAGCGGCTCGGTGCTCCGCTGCCCGGTGCTCGGGTCGACCCATTCGCGGTCGCCCTTCGCCAGCTCCACGAAGTTCTTCACCGTCTTCGGGGCGTGGTTCGGCAGCAGCCGGATCACGATGTCCCCCTTGTTGGTCTTCAGTGTCGCGTACAGCTCTTCCGCCATGGTGATCCTTCGGTGTGCACGATCTACGGACCCGGATATTCTGCAGGCTGATCGGCGCCCCCGGGGCGATAACACGGCATCTCACCCGCACGAGTTGCGGACAAGGCACCGATGCGGCTGCGGCGCGCAGCAGGGTGCCGCAGGGGCTCCTCTGCCGCGCGGGGTTCACTCCACGCCGCACCAGTCCTGCCGGTAGGACGCCCAGTCGGCCGGCGTGGCGGTAAAGTCCGCGTACACCGCGACCCCGAAGGCCGCGCGGGTCGGCGCGTGGCGGCCGAGTGCCAGGCGCACCCCGCGGATCGCGGCCGGGACCGTTTCGGCGGAGCCGTGGTGGCCCATCTCCTCGGCATCGTAGGCGGGCAGGCCCATCAGCAGCTCGACCGGGTCCGGGGTGGCTTCCAGAGCCAGCGCGGTCTGCTGGGCGACGTAGCCGGTGTAGAGCGAGGGCAGCGGCATCGCCGTGTCGTAGGACATCACCGCCACCTGGTCCACCCGGCGGGCCACCTGCCCGAAGTAGTCCTGCGACCACCACTTGGGGTGCCCGGCCAACACGCCCGCCACGGTGTGCAGCGCGGGCAGCGGGTCCAGTTGCGGGGTGGCCACCGACAGCAGCGCGCCCCGGGCGGCAGTCAGCGTGTGCACCTGGCCGAGCAGCGCGAGGTAGCCGGCGTCGCCCGAGTGCACCGGCTCCAGGTCCAGGTGCACCCCGGCGAAGCCCGCGTCCAGTACCTGTGCGGCCGAGTCGGTGATCCGCCGGCGCACCGCAGGGTCGTCCAGGTGCAGCCCGTGCTCCTCCGGCTCCACCAAGTCGCCCAGCCAGGCCTGCACCCGCACCCCGGGCAGCACGCGGTGTGTGGCGTCCAGCAGTTCGCCCGCCCGGGGGTAGCGGGAAGCGGGCAGCGTACCGTCGTCGTTCAGCGGCCCCGCGTGCACGTAGAGGTCGCGCATCCCGCCGCGGACCAGCTGCGGCAGGCCGGCCAGGTCGGCCGGGCCCTTGCTGCCGTCCACCCAGGCGTGACCGAGCCAGGCGGCGTCCTGCCCGCGGGTGCGGGCCTGCGGCGCCGGGGTGCCGCCGGCCTCCAGGCGCAGGGCGATGCCGATCCCGGCCACCGGCAGCAGCAGCGCGGCCACCAGGGCCAGCGCGATCAGGAGCAGGATCCGCCGCCGCGGCCACCGTCGGTACAACGCCCGCCACGCCCGCCACGCCCGCCGCAGCGACCGCGCCGGGACTCGCCAACCGTCCCACGTCCTGGAAAACCTCATCGAACGCGTGCCCACCCCTCGTGCCGTCTGATCCTCCGAACGGCCCACCCTACGGAACGCGGCGATGGCGTCGAGCCGGGGACCGAGCGA from Kitasatospora sp. NBC_01250 includes these protein-coding regions:
- a CDS encoding G1 family glutamic endopeptidase; the encoded protein is MRKFLIRVATLAAAATALAPVAPTTAAAAQHLAFRPLSYNINGYNWGGYAATGSGFTSVSATWTEARATCNSTNDLYAPWVGIDGYGSSSVEQTGVATDCSSGSPVDQAWYEMYPANPVYLSTSSYPVSAGDVINASVTYAGSNKYNLKLTDSSRGWTYSTSKTLSAQRASAEVIIESPSGAYPNFGTLNFSSATVNGKSLGSSNPVAMDPSNGAYEARTSALGSGGTSFSETYLQE
- a CDS encoding cation:proton antiporter; amino-acid sequence: MIALVVSMGTLFAWSLVAGRLTRWSITAPVAMTAAGVALTVGPHPLVRITLTTSDAEHAVEIILAVLLFVDATAVPSQVMHRQRGLLVRLLVLALPLTFGVAVLAGVLLFPAHNWWLAALFAAITVPVDLAPAVELIRDVRLPSWLRGVLTVESGLNDGIVAPLFLLCLAGFEAHGGVAHGAAHTPSDDLGDALDALLWAVVAGALVGKPGGWLLRRAWLAEWTRPAALRLGIVALPLMAYALATELHGNGFVAAFVAGLLFTPASRALPPEAPHLLEDIGTLLSLALWFVFGQLVTQAFTGAFDARVVAYAFLTLTVVRIAPVLLCLVGSGLSRADRLLLAWLGPRGLASIVFGLLAFISLAPADPHAADLVGQVMVMTVLMSLVLHGLTYGPLAGRYDRAQRRAEAVSGAQQDPDR
- a CDS encoding glycosyltransferase translates to MRIVIITAGSRGDVAPFTGLGRRLLEAGHHVAVAAHPPFATLVEACDLEYRPLPGDPRALIRSRGQAASPQEARAVMAAFLDGLADGVVEAVAGGADLLLTAFGPSALSRAAREAFGTPVIGTYLAPAFATREFPLPGARGVDDLGPDGNLAAGQAVLRGGEALLTGVATRLRHRLGLPAATPPAPPGRTGSVLHGFSPLVVPRPADWPSGAEVTGYWWPARPQGWQPPGELVDLLQAGPAPVFIGFGSMAPGEGERLSELVAAAVRRAGVRAVVQAGWAGLGGTGDDLLAVGDLPHDWLLPRTATVVHHAGAGTTGAGLRAGIPAVPVPVMADQPFWAARLHRLGVAPQPLPFPDLTAEHLAAAITAASAETVRRRAADIARRIAAEDGAGAVLSRIDELGH
- the thpR gene encoding RNA 2',3'-cyclic phosphodiesterase, with protein sequence MDDHPEPLTLRVFVALAPPDAAKDELAQVLRPAYARYPRLRWNRIEDWHITLAFLGELPSTTVPLLRSVLAGRAASHPALQLGLRGGGHFDERLLWSGIDGDLEGLQLLAADVRELVRSCGIEFRDRALRPHLTLARSRRDDPTSVPQAAAELSGFVGRPWQAERLHLVGSNIGRGPGPIRYRDIEAWRFGDAIPAEDSSAPAEP
- a CDS encoding peptidylprolyl isomerase, with the protein product MAEELYATLKTNKGDIVIRLLPNHAPKTVKNFVELAKGDREWVDPSTGQRSTEPLYDGTVFHRVIEGFMIQGGDPLGNGTGGPGYKFADEFHPDLAFTKPYLLAMANAGPGTNGSQFFITLGATTWLTGKHTIFGEVADEASKKVVDAIGTTETNPRNDRPVQDAVIEKVVIETR
- a CDS encoding restriction endonuclease encodes the protein MGSKKDGSQVGDEGGPGVVVLVIVLGALAAGVLLTGLVRAGRRESAAERARLAGEAALAARRSMDTVWAMDDRQFEDHVAALCRRDGCSSVQRVGGAGDLGADVTATLPDGRRLVIQCKRYAPHRSVGSRDIQLFNGTARLEHHADVPLFVASCVFTKPARTFAAKHRLTLIDVDLLGFWNNGTPLTSFLDLDIARSGTNRRLGPAG
- a CDS encoding phosphatidylinositol-specific phospholipase C domain-containing protein, encoding MSFPAALARPVRRAAVLLAAVACALPLATGTSTAADTGGLSLAAATSVGIHNTYDDTSQFPHLADALDTGTSLIELDTWVDPFTHEWKVSHSNPLGNQNNCVDATTAADLYRGGANKDLGSCLDDLRIWLAAHPGHSPIMVKLEMKAGFDATVGLGPTELDALVQAHLGADVYRPADLLGSYPTLDAAARAGNWPTRSALAGKVILEAIPGTFEQSNPFDHLWTDTEYAQHLAALQAAGTLGQAQVFPSVLNAAPGDPRTRYPDASLRPWFVVFDGDAHAYVDGGIDTSWYDTNHYLLVMTDAQNVTPALSDTAPTAADAAARVAQLAAAHASFVSCDWTGLPTVLAEQLPRGR
- a CDS encoding SMP-30/gluconolactonase/LRE family protein, coding for MKPHRRLISPRRWTPPPAAPGHGGTDGTSRFRIARRLATGGHGPEDVIFDRQGGLLTGLADGSIVRLDPATGARTVLGTTGGRPLGLEPCADASVLVCDHDRGLLRVGPDGSVQVLVDEVDGSPLTFTSNVVEGPDGTIWFTVSTRRWDLEHYLGDIIEHSCTGMLVRRDVDGTVTVLLDDLKFANGLVLAPDASHLLFAETGGYRVSRYWLTGARAATVEPFADNLPGLPDNMSLGSDGLLWVSIAAPRNALLDKLLPLAGLWRILVWNLPEAVRPKPAPLAQVMAFDLDGRLVHDLRASDGSYGLVTSVAEHNGTVVAGSLHESDIVVLDLASHDR